AGCCTAGGGAGTCGTGGTCTGGCAGGGCAGGCAGGCCAAAGGCTAGCCAGTCCCGGCAGAGCCAGCCAGACCCCAGTCCCGTTGTGTCCGTGCCCTTTGTGATTGCAGTCTTGGTAGAACTTGTATTTGGAGTTTTGTGCTTCaaagtttttgtttctgtttgtttgatttttgttttcagggGGTGGGGGGGATACAGAGCAGCTGatcaatttgtatttatttattttaacattttactaaATAAAGCCAAATAAAGTCTCTTGAGCCTCATGGTGTTGGGTCTGGGGCATGGGAGGGTCGGCAGGACATACTCAAGCCCTGGTCCTAGGGAGTTGGGGCCCTCCACCTTCCCACCAGCCAGCTATGCCTCTCGGGTCACCCATACCCTTCTGCCTCAAAGAGTCCTCAGTGCCctaggagcaggtggacaggaaagGAAAAGTTTTACaacttttaattataaaaatggaGTTACAGTTAAGGATGAGGGATCCCACTGTGGGGTTAGCAGCAAGGAGAGGACCCCAGGACCCAGCCCAAAGAGaccttaaataatttaaattgcaCAAGAGCAGGCAGGAAGGTGGGCACAGCAAGTTTGCTCCAGTGTCTGCAAGGAGAGTTTGCGACACAGCAGGTGCGGCTGGTGTGGGCACAGCCTCCAGGCTCAGGCCAGGCTCCGCGGCTGCAAGGCAGTGAGGTATTTGAGGGCAGCAGCCCCGTAGTGGCGGGACAAGTCCTGGTGGAACTCCTCCTTGAGGGTTTGGAGGCAATGGCGGTAGGTGGAGCTGGAGCGGAAACGGGACAGGTCAAGGCTTGGTGCGTGGGGCAGGTGGATGGTGAAGGCCTCAGGCAGCACCAGGAGCTCGTATTCCTGTAGAGGGTGGGCAGAGGGCATGGCCAGGCTGGGGGGCGGAGGGCAACAGACTACTCCAGAGACCCCAGGAGCTAAAGCAAGGGTGGGTGGGAAAGCAAGAGGTTTTGGCTCATGCCTGAAAGGCTAGTCCTGCTGCAGAGCAAGGATGAGAGGCTCCATGGACCGGGAAGGGTCAGACTCAGAACTGCTGGTGGGCCAGGCACCCTCCTCACCTGTGCATCGAGCTCCACAATGTGTGCCACCTTGTTCCAGCCAAAGCCCACAAAGCGGGGATCATACTGGGGACAGTCACGCGGCACCACCACGTAGGGCTCGTAGTCAGCTGCCCACTGTACGTGGTATGGCACCCGGGCCTCCCGCCAGCGGGCATAGTCTGTGGGCGCATGTCCCTGGGGCCACTCGTGGTACCTGTGCAGTATGATCAGGGGTGGGAGCCAGGTGGAGGCTTGTAGGAACTGCTGGGTGGGTGGCAGGCGGGTCGGTGCAGGAGGGCACCAGAGCAGCGGTCTGTTCTACCTGAAGGTGTGGAGGGAGCCAGCGTCCAGTAGGCCCAGCAGCTCTGCCTTGGAAGTGGGAAAGCTGAAGCGGTAGTGCAGAGTCTCGAATGCCGGCACCACCAGCGCCACCTTCCGCccgctgcccagctccagctgctcgaTGGAGGCCCTGAGCAGGGAGAGCCATGCTCAGGAGAGAAGAGTGGGGACTCTGCCACGAACCCGGGGCCCAGCGATCCAGCCACCAGAAGATCTGGCTTTGGACAAGTAGCTTGCCCAGAAGCCACAGGGCACGCATGACACCAAACGGAGCTGCGCTTGGCAGCAAGCCCTGGGCTGCCCTGCGTTCAACACCTTCAATCCCTCCCAACCCACCCTGCACAGAGCACTAAAccccagccaggagcagggacagcTGTCCACGCTGCCCCTTGCAGGCCCACCTGAGGTAGTCATAGAGGGAGTAGGCAGGCAAGAAGTCAATATCACTGAGGAAGACGTAAGGCGTCAGGGCCTGAGCCAAGGCCACGTTGCGGAGCTGGTTCACTGGGTAGAGGGGACCCTCACGGTACATTACGTGGTAGGCTACGTTCTGCCGGGCCGAGAGAACCGGCGAGGCTTCGACAAACCGCAGAAACTGTTGGGCCTCTGCATCTGTCAGGTACAAGGCCAGGCTCATGGGGCCCGGCCAGTGCCTGCACAGTGCTTCCAGCATCTGTAGCCTGGGGTGAGGGCGGTGGTCAGCCCAGCTGGCAGGGAAATCTCCCCCCGAGTGAGCCGCTGCCAGCACCCCCCAGGAAGGGAGACTTAGCACTGCTGAGCACTGGGAAAGGCAAGTGTGACTGAATCTTCACaaccaccccacttcccatttgacACATGGGAAGACTGAGGGTCCAGGCATGTCCCCCACGAGACTCCAGAGGGGGGCAGTTCCAGGCACCTGTGAGCTACATCCCAAGCTCTTAACTCCCAGGCCAACAGCCAAGGTCTCTGACTCCTGGAATTCCTCAAAGGATAGGCCTCATGCTGCACTgcgccctcccccaaccccaaggctgcCCTCGGCACTCTTACCGGTCCATGGAGAGCTGTGCCACCAGGGTGACATCATGAGGCCAGGGAGCTGGCAGCTCATGGGGCAGGAAGGAGATGTGCACACGGTGCACAGTGAGCTGCTGCTGGCGAAACTCGAAACAAGGATCCTCCTCGTCCAGCTGCGCCAGGGCCTGCTGCAACTGAGCGGCGACGGCACCAGCGGgtgagggggctggggtggggacaaCATGGCTGCCAGCCAGAGATGCCACCAGAGCAAGAGAACTTTCCCTGGGGGTGGCGGGCTGTTGCTCCTGCTCCTCCTACCTGCTCAGCCCCGGGTGGCAGCGGGCTGGGACACCCAAAGAGCTCTCTGCGCAGCAGGTTCCCGTCGTACTCCAGAAAGCTCAAGTGGAAGTTGCGGAAGAATTCAGCATGCTTGTTCTTCACCCGCAGCTTCTTGGGCGAGTTCCAGTGGATCACCTGTAACCCAGGAAGCTTTCAGTGGGATGGGGCAGGAGCATGGTGCAGCAGGGTCCCCAGCATCACTGGCTGGGCACCCCATCTCATTCATCACCCCCAACCCTGGGCTGTCCACTTGCCTTGAGATCCGACGCTTCAGAGTAGCAGTGCTCGGCCAGCGTGTGCTCAGACAGCTGTACATTCCAGACGCAGGGCAGGGGCCTTACCAGTCCCGGGTGCTCCTTGATGACAGCATTGAAGATGTCCTGGGTAGAGGCATTGTCATAACTCAGTCCAAAGCCATCGCCAGTCCACCCCTCTTCCTCCAGCCGCCTCCCCACCACAGCCCCGCCCAGGGATATGCCACGCACCTGGTCGGCCAGTGAAGTGGCAGGCAGGGTGAGGAGCTCCCGCCGGGCTGTCAGCCTCCACAGCTGCTCCCAGCCAGCCTGCTGCAGCCGGCTCAGCCACAGCAGGATCACACCTGccagggaaaggggagggaaggagttCACCATGCCCAGGAACACCACAGGTACCCGTCACATGCCGAAGCTGCAGTCAACAATGGCTCAATACATGTGCCCGTGCTGGTGGTGGCACCACAGGATTATTTCATTCCTAACCCATTTGGTGGACAGGCACCAAGGCTGGATTGTGCTGCCTGTGGGACTTTGTTCTTCCAAGGACTGCTGGCTATTTACCACACTACTCACAGGCTGCACACAATTATCAGCGTAAACAATGAGCAAGCTATGGGCATCTCGCATTCCGAGTCCTGCCTGAAACTGCCTCGAAGTTTTCACCACTCCAGGTGCCATGTTCCCACCACGGAAGATGTTGGCATAGCAATGGCGTCACGTGACATGCATTTTCAGAATGTCCCCCCTCCCTCTTCTGTCCTGCCC
The sequence above is a segment of the Ochotona princeps isolate mOchPri1 chromosome 4, mOchPri1.hap1, whole genome shotgun sequence genome. Coding sequences within it:
- the LARGE2 gene encoding xylosyl- and glucuronyltransferase LARGE2 isoform X2 yields the protein MDGCGQLLPLRKTRRRATGATTAPAVSRSRRCPPSARKNPLHLHLVTDAVARNILEMLFHTWMVPAIQVSFYAADLLKPQVAWIPNKHYSGVYGLMKLVLPAILPANLTRVIVLDTDVTFASDIAELWALFAEFSDKQVIGVVENQSDWYLGNLWKNHRPWPALGRGFNTGVILLWLSRLQQAGWEQLWRLTARRELLTLPATSLADQDIFNAVIKEHPGLVRPLPCVWNVQLSEHTLAEHCYSEASDLKVIHWNSPKKLRVKNKHAEFFRNFHLSFLEYDGNLLRRELFGCPSPLPPGAEQLQQALAQLDEEDPCFEFRQQQLTVHRVHISFLPHELPAPWPHDVTLVAQLSMDRLQMLEALCRHWPGPMSLALYLTDAEAQQFLRFVEASPVLSARQNVAYHVMYREGPLYPVNQLRNVALAQALTPYVFLSDIDFLPAYSLYDYLRASIEQLELGSGRKVALVVPAFETLHYRFSFPTSKAELLGLLDAGSLHTFRYHEWPQGHAPTDYARWREARVPYHVQWAADYEPYVVVPRDCPQYDPRFVGFGWNKVAHIVELDAQEYELLVLPEAFTIHLPHAPSLDLSRFRSSSTYRHCLQTLKEEFHQDLSRHYGAAALKYLTALQPRSLA
- the LARGE2 gene encoding xylosyl- and glucuronyltransferase LARGE2 isoform X1 — translated: MLPRGRLRALGAATLLLLLLLLGLFLFGGDPEDGRLRAAATLEEDPPAGHGGHNRSSCVPQPPLPPKCEILHVAIVCAGHNSSREVITLVKSLLFYRKNPLHLHLVTDAVARNILEMLFHTWMVPAIQVSFYAADLLKPQVAWIPNKHYSGVYGLMKLVLPAILPANLTRVIVLDTDVTFASDIAELWALFAEFSDKQVIGVVENQSDWYLGNLWKNHRPWPALGRGFNTGVILLWLSRLQQAGWEQLWRLTARRELLTLPATSLADQDIFNAVIKEHPGLVRPLPCVWNVQLSEHTLAEHCYSEASDLKVIHWNSPKKLRVKNKHAEFFRNFHLSFLEYDGNLLRRELFGCPSPLPPGAEQLQQALAQLDEEDPCFEFRQQQLTVHRVHISFLPHELPAPWPHDVTLVAQLSMDRLQMLEALCRHWPGPMSLALYLTDAEAQQFLRFVEASPVLSARQNVAYHVMYREGPLYPVNQLRNVALAQALTPYVFLSDIDFLPAYSLYDYLRASIEQLELGSGRKVALVVPAFETLHYRFSFPTSKAELLGLLDAGSLHTFRYHEWPQGHAPTDYARWREARVPYHVQWAADYEPYVVVPRDCPQYDPRFVGFGWNKVAHIVELDAQEYELLVLPEAFTIHLPHAPSLDLSRFRSSSTYRHCLQTLKEEFHQDLSRHYGAAALKYLTALQPRSLA